From Gimesia panareensis, the proteins below share one genomic window:
- a CDS encoding IS4 family transposase: MANQQTNSIEACDITGLKYLDRVLPLFKRLRPEGTERDKAGNRQLFYDQYCALQLLYLFNPIVTSLRGLQQASELKKVQRKLGCPRSSLGSLSEAVRVFDPELLREIVGELIEKLPAQKPQDRRLQDLAQTLTAVDGTFLKTLPQITQACFSTRQDKGWQLHTHFEILRGIPVRMDLTDATGRKEGNEKSMLTNVLEKDRCYILDRAYEKYALFNAIVNAGSSYVCRIRGDHIFVEQESRELTAEARAAGVLEDRVGQLGSPKSRRIEHPDHPVRRITVKVTPHPKRGGRRREGASQDLVVATSLLDVPAEIIALIYQHRWQIELFFRFLKHVLGCRHLLSQNPQGIQIQTYCAMIACLLISLITGKKPTLRTYEMLCFYFSGLADEDDLINHINRLQSHETR; the protein is encoded by the coding sequence ATGGCCAATCAACAGACTAATAGCATCGAAGCTTGTGACATCACCGGTCTTAAGTATCTGGATCGGGTTCTCCCGCTGTTTAAGCGACTGCGTCCCGAGGGAACTGAACGTGACAAAGCCGGTAACCGGCAACTGTTTTACGATCAGTATTGCGCACTGCAGTTACTGTACCTGTTCAATCCGATCGTGACTTCTTTGCGCGGATTACAGCAGGCCAGTGAGCTCAAAAAAGTCCAGCGAAAACTGGGCTGCCCGCGGTCTTCTCTGGGATCCCTTTCCGAAGCGGTTCGGGTCTTTGACCCTGAACTGCTGCGGGAAATTGTAGGCGAACTGATTGAAAAACTGCCTGCCCAGAAGCCGCAGGATCGGCGTCTCCAGGATCTGGCTCAGACGCTGACTGCCGTGGATGGCACGTTCCTCAAAACACTGCCGCAGATCACTCAGGCCTGTTTTTCAACCCGCCAGGACAAAGGCTGGCAGCTGCACACTCATTTTGAAATACTGCGGGGAATCCCGGTACGCATGGATCTGACGGATGCCACCGGTCGCAAAGAAGGTAATGAAAAATCCATGCTGACTAACGTGCTGGAAAAAGATCGTTGCTACATCCTGGACCGTGCTTATGAAAAATATGCCCTGTTTAATGCAATTGTGAATGCCGGCAGCAGCTACGTGTGTCGAATTCGCGGTGATCACATTTTTGTGGAACAGGAATCCCGTGAATTGACCGCAGAGGCCAGGGCAGCGGGAGTGCTGGAAGATCGGGTAGGGCAGCTGGGGTCTCCCAAGTCACGGAGAATAGAACACCCTGATCATCCGGTGCGTCGGATTACTGTCAAAGTCACTCCGCATCCTAAACGGGGAGGACGGAGACGGGAGGGGGCAAGCCAGGATCTGGTTGTGGCAACCAGTCTGCTGGACGTGCCTGCTGAGATCATTGCGCTGATCTATCAGCACCGCTGGCAAATTGAATTGTTCTTTCGTTTTTTAAAGCATGTACTTGGCTGTCGTCACCTGCTGAGTCAGAACCCGCAGGGAATTCAGATACAGACTTATTGCGCGATGATCGCCTGTCTGTTAATCAGTCTGATTACAGGGAAAAAGCCGACGCTCCGAACATATGAAATGCTGTGTTTCTATTTCAGTGGCCTGGCGGATGAGGATGATCTGATCAACCACATCAACCGTCTGCAATCCCACGAAACCAGATAG